In Myxococcota bacterium, one genomic interval encodes:
- a CDS encoding zinc-dependent metalloprotease: MPQRCVAIAFLSGAALAFTLAAAATARADEPTSVHQGPNERRILRHEPMRPLISERARPGRSSAADPAPPTALAFNAFQRRFEVVLEPNDQLLAGWSEAARSQLEGVRVYRGELAGTPGSWVRLVERDGGWTGMIWDGVELYAIDRTRDLGDTLADVTEGEANVVYRMADVEHAEPTHCGVDPDAPRMEEGDERPSRYGALREELSSLQALTATAGSLLEVSVVADADYVAIHGSESAAAVVARMNIVDGIFAEQVDVTLRLAEIQTLASNGSLTATGASALLSQFSIFTNQGNVSNPGLAHLFTGRNLSGSTVGIAYLGTLCSRAFGVGLSETRFGGTSGSLTIAHEIGHNFDAPHDNQSGSPCAGTPGNFLMNPSLNGSDDFSSCSLQQMAPEIAGASCVVPLPEPPGVISLALGAAALGFLARSRRA, from the coding sequence GTGCCGCAGCGGTGCGTCGCGATCGCCTTCCTGTCGGGCGCTGCCCTGGCGTTCACGCTCGCGGCTGCCGCAACCGCGCGTGCGGACGAACCGACCTCGGTGCATCAGGGACCGAACGAACGGCGCATCTTGCGTCACGAACCGATGCGCCCGCTGATTTCCGAGCGCGCCCGCCCCGGACGTTCTTCCGCGGCGGACCCCGCCCCGCCGACGGCGCTCGCCTTCAACGCCTTCCAGCGGCGCTTCGAGGTCGTCCTCGAGCCGAACGACCAGCTCCTCGCGGGCTGGAGCGAAGCCGCCCGATCCCAGCTCGAGGGTGTGCGTGTCTATCGCGGGGAGCTCGCGGGAACACCCGGGTCCTGGGTTCGCCTGGTCGAACGAGACGGCGGCTGGACCGGCATGATCTGGGACGGTGTCGAGCTCTATGCGATCGATCGCACCCGCGATCTCGGTGACACCCTCGCCGACGTCACCGAAGGCGAAGCCAACGTCGTCTACCGCATGGCCGACGTCGAGCACGCGGAGCCCACCCACTGCGGCGTGGATCCCGACGCGCCGCGGATGGAAGAGGGCGACGAGCGCCCGAGTCGGTATGGCGCGCTGCGCGAGGAGCTGTCTTCGCTCCAGGCGTTGACCGCGACGGCCGGCTCCCTGCTCGAAGTGTCCGTGGTCGCGGACGCCGACTACGTGGCGATCCACGGCAGTGAGAGCGCCGCTGCGGTCGTGGCCCGCATGAACATCGTGGACGGGATCTTCGCCGAGCAGGTCGACGTGACGCTGCGCCTCGCCGAGATCCAGACCCTGGCTTCGAACGGCAGCCTCACGGCCACCGGCGCGAGCGCCCTCCTCAGCCAGTTCTCGATCTTCACCAACCAGGGGAACGTCTCGAACCCGGGCCTCGCGCATCTGTTCACGGGACGGAACCTCTCCGGCTCCACCGTCGGGATCGCCTACCTGGGGACGCTCTGCAGCCGCGCCTTCGGCGTCGGCTTGAGCGAGACGCGCTTCGGCGGCACCAGCGGTTCCCTCACCATCGCCCACGAGATCGGCCACAACTTCGATGCGCCCCACGACAACCAGTCGGGCTCGCCCTGCGCCGGGACGCCGGGGAACTTCCTGATGAACCCGAGCCTCAACGGCAGCGACGACTTCTCGAGCTGCAGCCTGCAGCAGATGGCGCCGGAGATCGCGGGCGCCAGCTGTGTGGTGCCGCTCCCCGAGCCCCCGGGCGTGATCTCACTGGCGCTCGGCGCTGCCGCGCTGGGCTTCCTGGCGCGCTCCCGCCGCGCCTAG
- a CDS encoding zinc ribbon domain-containing protein produces MSETVSDTELVERFPWVVLSHDSKHHFRGWLDKRLLINRCSDCSAFHHPPKPICHVCWSENLVPTEVEGTGTVHLAMHLHQGAPAPDVDYAKGPHPVVTVDLDGTDGVRFSSTVVDLPVEEVVIGLPVKLDWIERYGQPFPVFRKREA; encoded by the coding sequence ATGAGCGAGACCGTGTCCGATACCGAGCTGGTCGAGCGCTTCCCGTGGGTCGTCTTGTCCCACGATTCGAAGCACCACTTCCGTGGTTGGCTCGACAAGCGTCTCCTGATCAATCGCTGCAGCGACTGCAGCGCGTTCCACCATCCGCCGAAGCCGATCTGCCACGTCTGCTGGTCCGAGAACCTCGTGCCGACCGAGGTCGAGGGGACGGGCACCGTGCATCTCGCGATGCACCTGCATCAGGGTGCGCCGGCGCCGGACGTCGACTACGCGAAGGGCCCCCACCCGGTGGTGACGGTCGATCTCGATGGGACGGACGGCGTTCGCTTCAGCAGCACCGTGGTCGATCTCCCCGTCGAAGAAGTCGTGATCGGGTTGCCGGTGAAACTCGACTGGATCGAGCGCTACGGCCAGCCCTTCCCCGTCTTCCGCAAGCGGGAGGCCTGA
- a CDS encoding thiolase family protein, whose amino-acid sequence MASRNPMRDEIAIVGVGSTEFSRDAGGISPAKLGARACMAAIHDAGIDRDAIDGVVGVLEPGAPRSNEMSSILGLSDITHHSSPMPVAMFGLIDAMTAIFSGQCDTVLVYYAFTRAPWNSRSAAQDPFRSYLAGMMGGGLKAPPVPEWIDPSMAYTAWAARYMHDYDVSREAFGRVAMNMRANAARNPKAAMKKPLTMEGYLQARMIRDPLCMLDMDIPVDGADAFVLTTTEKARELTKNPVVVHAATAGMVGRNVEDQLPSLDRHGQHVVVEALKARSDVWIDDIDVFFPYDGFSIITLGWIENMGFAKPGQAGRWMQENWDDERGSVMIDGRVPMNPHGGSLSEGASRGTGHLREAVTQLRGDAGERQVADAKTALIGCGGFFFNSQGAILKRL is encoded by the coding sequence ATGGCCAGCCGAAACCCGATGCGAGACGAGATCGCGATCGTCGGCGTGGGCTCGACCGAGTTCTCGCGCGACGCAGGCGGGATCTCGCCCGCGAAGCTCGGCGCTCGCGCCTGCATGGCCGCGATCCACGACGCGGGGATCGACCGCGACGCCATCGACGGCGTCGTCGGTGTGCTCGAGCCGGGCGCGCCCCGCTCGAACGAGATGTCCTCGATCCTGGGCCTCTCCGACATCACCCACCACTCGAGCCCGATGCCGGTGGCGATGTTCGGGCTGATCGACGCGATGACGGCGATCTTCTCGGGACAGTGCGACACGGTCCTGGTCTACTACGCGTTCACCCGTGCGCCCTGGAACTCGCGTTCGGCCGCGCAGGATCCATTCCGGAGCTACCTCGCCGGGATGATGGGCGGCGGCCTCAAGGCGCCCCCCGTCCCCGAGTGGATCGACCCGTCGATGGCGTACACCGCCTGGGCCGCGCGCTACATGCACGACTACGACGTGTCGCGCGAGGCCTTCGGCCGCGTGGCGATGAACATGCGGGCGAACGCAGCCCGCAACCCCAAGGCCGCCATGAAGAAGCCGCTCACGATGGAGGGCTATCTCCAGGCGCGGATGATCCGCGACCCGCTGTGCATGCTCGACATGGACATCCCGGTCGATGGCGCGGACGCGTTCGTGCTCACGACGACCGAGAAGGCGAGGGAGCTCACGAAGAACCCGGTGGTGGTGCACGCCGCGACGGCGGGCATGGTCGGCCGGAACGTCGAGGATCAGCTGCCGTCCCTCGATCGACACGGCCAGCACGTCGTCGTCGAGGCGCTGAAGGCGCGCAGCGACGTCTGGATCGACGACATCGACGTCTTCTTCCCCTACGACGGCTTCAGCATCATCACCCTCGGCTGGATCGAGAACATGGGTTTCGCCAAACCCGGCCAGGCCGGTCGCTGGATGCAGGAGAACTGGGACGACGAGCGCGGCAGCGTGATGATCGACGGCCGGGTGCCGATGAATCCGCACGGCGGGTCCCTCTCGGAAGGGGCGTCGCGGGGGACGGGGCATCTCCGGGAAGCGGTGACCCAGCTGCGTGGCGACGCCGGCGAACGCCAGGTGGCCGACGCGAAGACCGCCCTGATCGGCTGTGGCGGCTTCTTCTTCAACTCCCAGGGTGCGATCCTGAAACGGCTCTAG
- the gloB gene encoding hydroxyacylglutathione hydrolase — translation MSMLEIHQFGCLSDNYGFLVHDADAGLTACIDTPDAGPTLAALDAKGWSLTHIWNTHWHPDHTGGNLELREKTGCAILGPRNESERIPGIQTELTEGSRFDFGAHPVRVFDVPGHTSGHIAYYLPDDAVAFVGDTLFALGCGRLFEGTAEQMWHSLGKLMALPPETVVYCAHEYTQANARFALSVDPENEALAERSKEIDALRDQGVATVPTTIGAELATNPFLRAEDSGLQRALGMEGADPVSVFAETRKRKDNF, via the coding sequence GTGTCCATGCTCGAGATCCACCAGTTCGGATGCCTCTCCGACAACTACGGATTCCTGGTCCATGACGCGGACGCCGGACTGACGGCCTGCATCGACACGCCCGACGCCGGTCCGACCCTCGCGGCGCTCGACGCCAAGGGCTGGTCGCTCACGCACATCTGGAACACCCACTGGCACCCCGATCACACCGGCGGGAACCTCGAGCTCCGGGAGAAGACGGGCTGCGCGATCCTCGGCCCGCGCAACGAGAGCGAGCGGATTCCGGGGATCCAGACCGAGCTCACCGAGGGCAGCCGCTTCGATTTCGGTGCGCACCCCGTTCGCGTCTTCGATGTTCCCGGCCACACGTCGGGTCACATCGCCTACTACCTACCGGACGACGCCGTCGCCTTCGTGGGCGACACCCTCTTCGCGCTGGGTTGTGGGCGCCTCTTCGAGGGTACCGCCGAACAGATGTGGCATTCGCTCGGAAAACTGATGGCACTTCCGCCCGAGACCGTCGTGTACTGCGCCCACGAGTACACCCAGGCGAACGCGCGGTTTGCGCTCAGTGTCGACCCCGAGAACGAAGCCCTGGCCGAGCGCTCCAAGGAGATCGACGCACTTCGCGATCAGGGTGTCGCGACGGTGCCCACGACGATCGGCGCCGAGCTGGCGACGAACCCGTTCCTGCGTGCGGAAGACTCCGGCTTGCAGCGTGCGCTCGGCATGGAGGGTGCGGACCCCGTGTCCGTGTTCGCCGAAACGCGCAAGCGCAAGGACAACTTCTGA
- a CDS encoding wax ester/triacylglycerol synthase domain-containing protein gives MSPSPDAPLSWSESREMNPLEALMWRAEVDPRLRSTICGLEILDCVPDWERFVAAVDWGSRMAPRFRQKVVEPAFGLGSPAWVNDPDFDLHYHVRRVALPAGSTYQELLRAAEQAAMPPFDRARSPWEAILFEGLPDGRGAFFLKMHHSTTDGMGSVQLFSQLHSRTREHNPRKPQPPPPPPEQATPFEVLRDRVARDLQALPDLLGLAGKAARAAADPVASTNEALEFASSLRRMLAEPDGEGSPLLGKRSLSWRFAALDVAFADLRGASKQAGASLNDAFLAALLGAFRLYHEKLGTPIETMPIAIPISVRSDDDDAGGNRFAGARFAAPVGIVDPRERMHAVGRTVRRFRDEPAIDGASLLAPALVRLPSPLLTAFTGSLTKSNDLQASNVPGIREDVYLAGAKILRSYGFGPLPGCASMITLVTHGDTCCIAANVDPAAVTDQALFTECLSAGFSEVLALEPGSQPPVALV, from the coding sequence ATGTCCCCCTCCCCCGACGCTCCGCTCTCCTGGTCCGAGTCGCGCGAGATGAACCCGCTCGAAGCGCTGATGTGGCGCGCCGAGGTGGACCCGCGCCTGCGCTCGACGATCTGCGGCCTCGAGATCCTCGACTGCGTGCCCGACTGGGAGCGCTTTGTCGCGGCGGTCGACTGGGGCTCCCGCATGGCGCCGCGCTTCCGACAGAAGGTGGTGGAGCCCGCCTTCGGGCTGGGCAGCCCCGCATGGGTGAACGATCCCGATTTCGACCTGCACTACCACGTGAGGCGCGTCGCGCTCCCGGCCGGGAGCACCTACCAGGAGCTGCTGCGCGCGGCCGAGCAGGCGGCCATGCCTCCCTTCGACCGCGCACGCTCACCCTGGGAGGCGATCCTCTTCGAAGGCCTCCCCGACGGACGCGGTGCCTTCTTCTTGAAGATGCACCACTCGACGACGGACGGGATGGGCAGCGTCCAGCTCTTCTCTCAGCTGCACTCCCGCACCCGCGAGCACAACCCGCGCAAACCCCAGCCGCCCCCGCCGCCGCCCGAGCAGGCGACCCCCTTCGAGGTGCTCCGCGATCGCGTTGCGCGCGACCTGCAGGCATTGCCTGATCTGTTGGGACTCGCCGGCAAGGCCGCGCGCGCAGCGGCCGATCCGGTCGCGAGCACGAACGAGGCGCTGGAGTTCGCGTCGTCGCTGCGCCGCATGCTGGCCGAGCCCGATGGCGAGGGCTCCCCGCTGCTAGGGAAGCGAAGCCTGTCCTGGCGTTTCGCCGCCCTCGACGTCGCCTTCGCTGACCTGCGCGGAGCTTCGAAGCAGGCCGGCGCCTCGCTCAACGATGCGTTCCTCGCCGCCTTGCTCGGCGCGTTCCGTCTCTACCACGAGAAGCTCGGAACACCGATCGAGACCATGCCGATCGCGATTCCTATCTCGGTGCGTTCCGACGACGACGACGCCGGCGGGAATCGCTTCGCGGGCGCCCGCTTTGCTGCACCCGTGGGCATCGTCGATCCCCGCGAGCGCATGCACGCCGTGGGAAGAACCGTGCGCCGCTTCCGCGACGAGCCGGCAATCGACGGCGCTTCACTCCTCGCGCCCGCCCTCGTGCGTCTCCCGTCGCCACTCCTCACCGCGTTCACCGGGAGCCTCACGAAGAGCAACGATCTCCAGGCGAGCAACGTGCCGGGGATTCGCGAGGACGTGTACCTCGCGGGCGCAAAGATCCTGCGCTCCTACGGCTTCGGCCCGCTGCCCGGATGCGCGTCGATGATCACGCTCGTCACCCACGGCGACACCTGCTGCATCGCCGCGAACGTCGATCCCGCGGCGGTCACCGACCAGGCGCTCTTCACCGAGTGTCTGAGCGCGGGCTTCTCGGAGGTGCTGGCGCTCGAGCCGGGCTCCCAGCCGCCGGTGGCGTTGGTCTGA
- a CDS encoding PaaI family thioesterase, with protein MSTFSLTPQTVDEAVQQGWTERPNRCIEISPTHAVAAQAIDQTQLRPGNFVPGPTLFALADLALWYLTFGAIDRIEPMALTSDLSIRFLRPAQGNTAYARADLDKAGRLMVVGTVKIWMDDAPERPVATAQGTYVLPRSS; from the coding sequence ATGAGCACGTTCTCCCTCACGCCCCAGACCGTCGACGAAGCCGTCCAGCAAGGCTGGACCGAGCGGCCCAACCGCTGCATCGAGATCTCCCCTACCCACGCGGTCGCGGCCCAGGCGATCGATCAGACCCAGCTGCGTCCCGGCAACTTCGTCCCGGGCCCGACCCTGTTCGCGCTCGCGGATCTCGCCCTCTGGTACCTCACCTTCGGGGCCATCGACCGCATCGAACCGATGGCGCTGACCTCGGACCTGTCGATCCGCTTCTTGCGCCCCGCGCAGGGCAACACCGCCTACGCCCGGGCCGACCTGGACAAGGCCGGGCGCCTGATGGTCGTGGGAACCGTGAAGATCTGGATGGACGACGCGCCCGAGCGCCCCGTCGCGACGGCGCAGGGCACCTACGTGCTGCCGCGGAGCAGCTAG
- a CDS encoding zinc-binding dehydrogenase, which produces MKAWIVRGKGDPWDVFEMGDFPAPTHEALTGYTVDLAGLRTRNEGEPPADDYVFMRVRAATLATPDITMATGEYPIPIERPYVSGQEAVGIVEEATENLRHLIGKRVVGFTPQPWGCFAEQCVALGSALYEAPESMSDEEAAAFVIAGHTAYQAVHRRGKVQPGERVLVLGAAGGVPSSAVQLCVAAGAEVVAVAGGPEKAEFCRKLGATLVIDHRAEDFVAAVHRACGPNSIDMIVDFVQGEAGARARPLLAVEGRHVMAGHAGGLIPIHPNEFYVQNWTLIGCCMGSGYGDRLPEIEDTAHRHLLSLVEDGRYQPQVGRVIGFDDIPEGLRALAGRRVSGRIVARVE; this is translated from the coding sequence ATGAAGGCTTGGATCGTCCGAGGAAAGGGAGACCCGTGGGACGTCTTCGAGATGGGAGACTTTCCCGCCCCGACCCACGAGGCCCTGACGGGGTACACGGTCGACCTGGCCGGTCTCCGGACCCGAAACGAGGGAGAGCCGCCCGCCGACGACTATGTGTTCATGCGCGTTCGGGCCGCGACCCTCGCGACGCCCGACATCACGATGGCCACGGGCGAGTATCCGATTCCGATCGAGCGGCCCTACGTGTCGGGGCAAGAGGCCGTCGGGATCGTCGAGGAGGCGACCGAGAACCTGCGCCATCTGATCGGGAAGCGCGTGGTCGGGTTCACACCACAGCCCTGGGGATGCTTCGCCGAGCAGTGCGTCGCGCTCGGCAGTGCGCTGTACGAGGCGCCCGAGTCCATGAGTGACGAGGAAGCCGCGGCGTTCGTCATCGCCGGACACACCGCCTACCAGGCAGTCCATCGACGCGGGAAGGTCCAACCCGGAGAGCGGGTGCTCGTGCTCGGGGCGGCCGGCGGCGTACCGTCGTCCGCGGTGCAGCTCTGCGTGGCCGCGGGAGCGGAGGTCGTCGCGGTGGCGGGCGGGCCCGAGAAAGCCGAGTTCTGCCGCAAGCTCGGCGCAACGCTCGTCATCGATCACCGCGCCGAGGACTTCGTCGCCGCGGTACACCGAGCGTGTGGCCCGAACTCCATCGACATGATCGTGGATTTCGTCCAGGGCGAAGCCGGCGCGCGCGCGCGGCCCCTGCTGGCGGTCGAAGGTCGGCACGTCATGGCCGGGCATGCGGGCGGCCTGATCCCGATCCACCCGAACGAGTTCTACGTGCAGAACTGGACGCTGATCGGCTGCTGTATGGGAAGCGGCTACGGCGACCGTCTGCCCGAGATCGAGGACACGGCCCACCGGCACCTCCTGTCGCTAGTCGAGGACGGGCGATACCAGCCGCAGGTGGGTCGCGTCATCGGGTTCGACGACATTCCCGAAGGCCTGCGCGCGCTCGCGGGGCGTCGCGTCTCGGGGCGGATCGTCGCCAGAGTGGAGTAG
- a CDS encoding NAD(P)/FAD-dependent oxidoreductase, translating into MTSTTDPSEGGAAEHYDAVVIGAGVSGLYALHHLRGMGLSVRAYDGAPTVGGTWWYNRYPGARVDGPSAPLYGYTFSDELVKDWDWTETQSSQPEVLSYLEHFADRFDLRRDIQLETWIENARYDEAVQRWTVETHTGARISAEFLICAVGALSTPNTPDIPGITEFAGEWVHTGHWPEEPISFAGKRVGVIGTGSSGVQAIPEIAKEADHVTVFQRTPQYTVPARNRPLADEELAAVRENWEKIRGGMVALPSPDAHLPMAPGNGRSAFDETPEQRQALYEDLWTQGTLAFVYGNYPELLVNEEINREVGAFIRGKIRDTVRDPETAEKLLPDHFYGTKRPILDAGYYETYNRDNVTLVDLREDPIEAMTADAVRTASGEHPIDVLVLATGFDAISGSMLRLDPEGRGGVCLKERWKSQFHNYLGLMVSGFPNLFMIHGPGTPGVLYLMPLGAELETEWIANCVRHLRAQGLGTVEPTVAAEAAWDREVTELANRTLFPRTDSWYTGANIEGKSRHFAVHLGGPAYFHRIAQIAEKGYEGFVFEPERNASTAD; encoded by the coding sequence ATGACCAGCACGACGGATCCGTCGGAAGGCGGCGCAGCGGAGCATTACGACGCCGTCGTCATCGGTGCCGGGGTGAGTGGTCTCTATGCCCTTCACCACTTGCGCGGGATGGGTCTCTCGGTGCGTGCCTACGACGGGGCGCCCACCGTCGGCGGCACCTGGTGGTACAACCGCTATCCGGGGGCGCGCGTCGATGGCCCGAGCGCACCTCTCTACGGCTACACCTTCTCCGACGAGCTCGTGAAGGACTGGGACTGGACCGAGACCCAGTCGTCTCAGCCGGAAGTGCTTTCGTACCTCGAGCACTTCGCAGACCGTTTCGACCTGCGTCGCGACATCCAGCTCGAGACCTGGATCGAGAACGCACGCTACGACGAGGCGGTACAGCGCTGGACGGTCGAGACTCACACGGGCGCTCGGATCTCGGCGGAGTTCCTGATCTGCGCCGTCGGGGCTCTCTCCACGCCGAACACACCCGACATCCCGGGGATCACCGAGTTCGCAGGAGAATGGGTCCACACGGGTCACTGGCCCGAGGAGCCGATTTCGTTCGCCGGGAAGCGCGTCGGTGTGATCGGTACCGGCTCTTCGGGCGTGCAGGCAATTCCTGAGATCGCGAAGGAGGCCGACCATGTCACGGTCTTCCAGCGCACGCCCCAGTACACCGTGCCCGCGCGCAACCGCCCGCTGGCGGACGAGGAGCTCGCCGCCGTCCGCGAGAACTGGGAGAAGATCCGCGGTGGGATGGTGGCCCTCCCGTCGCCGGACGCGCATCTCCCCATGGCGCCGGGCAACGGGCGCTCGGCGTTCGACGAAACCCCCGAGCAACGCCAGGCGCTCTACGAAGATCTCTGGACGCAGGGCACCCTGGCTTTCGTATACGGCAACTATCCAGAGCTGCTCGTGAATGAGGAGATCAACCGCGAGGTCGGTGCCTTCATTCGCGGCAAGATCCGCGACACCGTCCGCGACCCTGAGACGGCCGAGAAGCTCCTGCCCGACCATTTCTACGGTACGAAGCGGCCGATCCTCGACGCTGGCTACTACGAAACGTACAACCGCGACAACGTGACCCTCGTCGATCTGCGCGAAGACCCGATCGAAGCGATGACCGCGGACGCGGTGCGCACGGCGAGTGGCGAGCACCCGATCGACGTGCTCGTGCTCGCGACGGGCTTCGATGCGATCAGCGGATCGATGCTGCGCCTCGACCCCGAGGGTCGCGGGGGCGTTTGTCTGAAGGAACGGTGGAAGAGCCAGTTTCACAACTATCTCGGTCTGATGGTGAGCGGGTTCCCCAACCTCTTCATGATCCACGGTCCGGGGACGCCGGGCGTGCTCTACCTCATGCCCCTCGGCGCCGAGCTCGAGACCGAGTGGATCGCGAACTGCGTACGTCACTTGCGAGCGCAGGGTTTGGGGACGGTCGAGCCGACGGTGGCGGCCGAAGCCGCCTGGGATCGAGAAGTCACCGAGCTCGCCAACAGGACGCTCTTCCCTCGCACCGATTCCTGGTACACGGGCGCGAACATCGAGGGGAAGTCCCGGCATTTCGCGGTGCATCTCGGCGGTCCGGCCTATTTCCATCGCATCGCCCAGATCGCCGAGAAAGGCTACGAGGGCTTCGTGTTCGAACCCGAGCGAAACGCTTCTACGGCCGATTGA
- a CDS encoding VOC family protein has product MGNTLAQFCINVSDLDRSVRFYTEVLGLEEHSRTDIPGTREAIVWGRGTGSALQLAQHLDRDDKIDPAGEGFKKVGALWKLYLNTDDCKGLYDKAIAAGAKSVTEPTHLEEWDVWVAFVEDPDGYQIELIQGMDLDANAPS; this is encoded by the coding sequence GTGGGAAACACCCTGGCCCAGTTCTGCATCAACGTGAGCGACCTCGACCGATCGGTTCGCTTCTACACCGAGGTCCTCGGTCTGGAGGAGCACAGCCGTACGGACATCCCGGGCACCCGTGAGGCGATCGTCTGGGGCCGGGGAACAGGTTCGGCGCTCCAGCTGGCCCAGCACCTGGACCGGGACGACAAGATCGATCCGGCCGGCGAGGGGTTCAAGAAGGTCGGCGCCCTCTGGAAGCTCTACCTCAACACGGACGACTGCAAGGGGCTCTACGACAAAGCGATCGCGGCGGGCGCGAAGAGCGTCACAGAGCCCACCCATCTCGAGGAGTGGGACGTGTGGGTCGCCTTCGTCGAGGATCCGGATGGCTACCAGATCGAGCTGATCCAGGGAATGGACCTCGACGCGAACGCGCCGAGCTGA
- a CDS encoding FABP family protein, producing the protein MAHEELGPLAGLVGTWRGDQGVNVSYDYAQEKIIEETYTEEMTFKVVGDVDNGAQKIWVIDYITAAKRTGSDEVFHTELGFWGWDPVRKEVMRCFMVPRMSTILAGGTCEPDAKTFSMSAKAGAGDWGVLSNPYLIENAKCTRYESSYTLDGDTFSYEENTVMDMKSLGGKSMDHTDRNTLTRC; encoded by the coding sequence ATGGCTCACGAAGAACTCGGACCGCTCGCCGGTCTCGTCGGCACCTGGCGCGGCGATCAGGGCGTGAACGTCTCCTACGACTACGCCCAGGAGAAGATCATCGAGGAGACCTACACGGAGGAGATGACCTTCAAGGTCGTTGGCGACGTCGACAACGGTGCCCAGAAGATCTGGGTGATCGACTACATCACGGCCGCGAAGCGCACGGGCTCGGACGAGGTCTTCCACACCGAGCTCGGTTTCTGGGGGTGGGACCCGGTCCGCAAGGAGGTGATGCGCTGCTTCATGGTGCCGCGCATGTCGACCATCCTCGCCGGCGGCACCTGCGAGCCCGACGCGAAGACGTTCTCGATGAGCGCCAAGGCCGGCGCCGGTGACTGGGGCGTGCTCTCGAACCCCTATCTCATCGAGAACGCGAAATGCACCCGCTACGAGTCGAGCTACACGCTCGACGGCGATACCTTCTCCTATGAGGAGAACACGGTCATGGACATGAAGTCCCTCGGCGGCAAGTCGATGGACCACACCGACCGGAACACGCTCACCCGCTGCTGA
- a CDS encoding ABC transporter ATP-binding protein has product MSDALHIEGLRKSYATPEGPSQSIIDLPNLAIAEGEHVALHGRSGCGKTTLLHLIAGILRPDAGRIRVAGEEITAYGEADRDRLRGRLVGYVFQSFNLLPAYSALENVLLAMHFGAGEDEERARHLLERVGLADRMHYRPGQLSLGQRQRVAVARALANRPALVLADEPTGNLDPANAASALALLQETAAEMGAAMLLVSHDREILGAFERCERFDEIARTRETP; this is encoded by the coding sequence GTGAGCGACGCGCTGCACATCGAAGGGCTCCGCAAGAGCTACGCGACACCCGAGGGCCCTTCCCAGTCGATCATCGACCTGCCGAACCTCGCGATCGCCGAGGGCGAGCACGTCGCGCTGCACGGCCGGAGCGGCTGCGGCAAGACCACGCTCCTGCATCTCATTGCCGGCATCCTCCGCCCCGACGCCGGTCGGATCCGCGTGGCAGGCGAGGAGATCACCGCCTACGGCGAGGCCGACCGCGACCGTCTGCGCGGCCGGCTGGTGGGCTACGTCTTCCAGAGCTTCAACCTGTTGCCCGCCTACTCGGCCCTCGAGAACGTCCTCCTGGCCATGCACTTCGGCGCCGGCGAAGACGAGGAACGCGCTCGGCATCTGCTCGAGCGCGTCGGACTCGCGGATCGCATGCACTACCGGCCGGGCCAGCTGTCCCTGGGCCAGCGACAACGGGTGGCCGTCGCCCGCGCGCTCGCGAACCGGCCCGCGCTCGTGCTCGCAGACGAACCGACGGGAAACCTCGACCCCGCGAACGCTGCCTCGGCACTCGCATTGCTGCAGGAGACGGCGGCCGAGATGGGCGCGGCGATGCTGCTCGTGAGCCACGACCGCGAGATCCTGGGCGCCTTCGAGCGCTGCGAGCGGTTCGACGAGATCGCGCGCACGAGGGAAACACCGTGA